Sequence from the Chthonomonas sp. genome:
CGCCCGACACCTCCTGCACCGCGACCCGGCCGGGCGTTACAGTATCGTGATGATGGTCTGGAACGTCGGCCAAGGCACCTACCTGCACGACCACGCGGGTGAGTGGTGCGTGGAGTGCGTCTACCGCGGCCAGATCAGGGTCCAGAGTTACGATCTCAAGAGCGAGTCAGAGGAAGGAACCTTCCAATTCGAGAAGGCCAAAGAGGTCCTCGCCGGAATCGGCAATGCAGGCGCGCTCATCCCGCCGTTCGACTACCACACGATCTCAAACGCACTCCCCGACACCGCTTCGATCACCATGCACATCTACGGTCACGAACTCACTTGGTGCCACATCTTCGAGCCTGTCGAAGGAGGATTCAAGCGCGTGCGCCGCGAGCTAGGCTATACGGCGTGACCGCCCTCCAAAAGCTTGCTCCGGGTGTACTTTTCGCCACCGGGCTCGCCATCGCCGCGGTTTGGCTCGCCGGTCTCCCCTGGGTCATGCAGACCCTCCACTGGAGTCCGCTCCTCATCGTGATTCTCCTCGGGATGGCGATCGCCTCGACCACTCAGCTTCCCGAAATGTTAGGTCCGGGCATCAAATGGTGCCAGAAACCGATGCT
This genomic interval carries:
- a CDS encoding cysteine dioxygenase family protein, whose amino-acid sequence is MMSSSLCPELQAFLAEVDAAVEIDCTTARCHRVKDLLEELFHSGRDLIPAEYLRPCETSYARHLLHRDPAGRYSIVMMVWNVGQGTYLHDHAGEWCVECVYRGQIRVQSYDLKSESEEGTFQFEKAKEVLAGIGNAGALIPPFDYHTISNALPDTASITMHIYGHELTWCHIFEPVEGGFKRVRRELGYTA